One genomic window of Cyanobacteria bacterium FACHB-DQ100 includes the following:
- a CDS encoding SLBB domain-containing protein, producing the protein MRLLTLVQLSTAATCPLLLLSLPKLGAQPVTPSDSSKPEENNDFQSPLRSAAITAPTPSVAPPNVTAQATIAAPQFSRKSSTKPITASPAATAKSQAKPVTKPLPPAIRANFTQRPNFSWERIVERSLPASLLSRPISPIATKKAIVPPNQVKASEPRSKQTQTPNQLNTPLIAAVPPTSNNSSAVLPSINTPYVLGAGDTIQITVVNVPEFSGQQQVGMDGSILLPVVGRVLLTGLTLPEAEASIANRLSRELRRPRILVTVLKSRPLRIGIAGEIKQPGFYTIASDSIQAPSIAQAIQTAGGLTLSANLQQIEIRRRDRTKGSQRIVVNLSDLTQAGDLDQNLALRDGDSIYIPAADTIDLAAAGRFADTNLAITAQAINVALVGEVTRPGAYKLESAKDGNRATLTQAIQQAGGITQQADLRQVEVRRMTRSGQPRLFTVDVMKLIREGDLNQDVLLQSGDTIRLVKAPEMSPEDLLQQGAANVSPGSIRVNVVGEIKGGGALQVTPGSTLNQAILAAGGLDRRAAKSVELIRLNSNGTVTRRSIRVDLSRGIDPVNNPVLWNNDVIVVGRSGFTRFSDGLSDILSPVFRLLPLQFLF; encoded by the coding sequence ATGCGCCTCCTCACCCTGGTACAGCTTTCTACCGCCGCGACCTGTCCGCTTCTCCTGCTCTCGCTGCCCAAGTTGGGTGCTCAGCCTGTAACACCCTCAGATTCATCTAAACCCGAAGAAAATAACGATTTTCAATCCCCTTTACGTTCTGCTGCGATCACTGCACCCACTCCAAGCGTTGCTCCTCCAAACGTTACCGCCCAAGCGACGATCGCAGCGCCTCAATTTAGTAGAAAATCTAGTACAAAGCCAATTACTGCTTCTCCAGCCGCCACCGCTAAATCTCAAGCGAAGCCTGTTACGAAACCCCTTCCTCCTGCGATTCGGGCTAATTTCACTCAGCGACCCAATTTCTCCTGGGAGCGAATTGTCGAACGCTCTTTACCTGCCTCGCTGCTAAGCCGTCCCATCTCCCCCATTGCCACCAAAAAAGCGATCGTCCCTCCAAATCAAGTCAAAGCTTCAGAACCAAGATCGAAACAAACCCAAACTCCAAATCAATTAAACACACCCTTAATCGCCGCAGTTCCACCTACATCCAATAATTCTTCCGCAGTATTACCCTCGATCAATACCCCTTATGTGCTAGGAGCAGGAGACACCATTCAGATCACTGTCGTTAACGTTCCAGAATTTAGTGGACAGCAGCAAGTTGGTATGGATGGCTCGATATTGCTGCCCGTTGTCGGTCGAGTGCTGCTCACGGGTCTAACTTTGCCCGAAGCAGAAGCTTCGATCGCGAATCGTCTTTCTCGTGAACTTCGCCGCCCCCGGATTCTGGTTACAGTGCTAAAGTCACGCCCCTTACGGATTGGGATTGCAGGAGAAATTAAGCAACCCGGATTTTATACGATCGCGAGCGACTCTATTCAAGCTCCGAGCATTGCCCAAGCCATTCAGACCGCTGGAGGGTTAACGCTATCTGCAAATCTACAACAAATCGAAATTCGTCGCCGAGATCGCACAAAAGGCAGTCAAAGAATTGTCGTCAACCTTTCTGATCTCACTCAAGCTGGAGATTTGGATCAAAATCTTGCCCTGCGTGATGGCGACTCGATCTATATTCCAGCGGCTGATACGATCGATCTCGCAGCAGCCGGACGATTTGCAGATACCAATCTTGCAATTACCGCACAAGCAATTAATGTTGCTTTAGTCGGCGAAGTGACTCGACCCGGTGCTTATAAACTTGAAAGCGCCAAGGATGGCAATCGTGCAACCCTGACGCAAGCGATTCAACAAGCAGGCGGCATCACTCAGCAAGCGGATTTGCGACAGGTTGAAGTTCGCCGTATGACCCGAAGCGGTCAGCCTCGCTTGTTTACCGTGGATGTGATGAAACTAATTCGCGAAGGTGACCTCAACCAAGATGTGCTGTTGCAATCTGGCGATACCATTCGCTTAGTCAAGGCTCCAGAGATGAGTCCTGAAGATCTGCTTCAGCAGGGAGCCGCGAACGTTTCGCCCGGTTCTATTCGGGTCAATGTGGTCGGTGAAATCAAAGGCGGCGGTGCGTTGCAAGTCACGCCTGGTTCCACACTCAACCAAGCGATTCTCGCCGCTGGTGGACTCGATCGCCGCGCGGCAAAATCTGTCGAACTCATTCGCCTGAATTCCAACGGAACAGTGACTCGTCGATCGATTCGAGTCGATTTGAGTCGCGGGATTGATCCGGTTAACAATCCTGTGCTTTGGAACAACGACGTGATTGTTGTCGGTCGATCGGGCTTTACCAGATTCTCTGATGGGCTTTCCGATATTTTGTCACCGGTTTTCCGTTTGCTTCCACTCCAATTCTTGTTCTAA
- a CDS encoding PTPA-CTERM sorting domain-containing protein, with protein MNLKSIGFGAAIAATAVAGSFATATPSHALSLAPGSFALQAQGGPTVTEVGSGGGSTDTLNLSGLTFNLTSLSGALTGLSAASGGIKLNNPLILTSLGTVSGLELFKNNAVSEFITGLQLGGEAVIFDLGGSGNNASFTRSGFNYTGSSLGGTLRFAATGGSAIAEATIANLSFGGQSETNIQVATVPTPALLPGLIGFGVAALRKRKGETSPEAETETVEVKA; from the coding sequence ATGAATCTCAAGTCTATTGGCTTTGGAGCAGCGATCGCAGCGACAGCAGTTGCAGGATCGTTCGCGACAGCCACTCCTTCCCATGCCCTCAGTCTGGCTCCGGGCAGTTTCGCTTTGCAAGCTCAAGGGGGCCCTACTGTGACCGAGGTGGGGTCAGGAGGCGGCAGTACTGATACCCTCAACTTATCTGGTCTGACATTCAACCTCACGTCACTGTCTGGTGCACTCACAGGACTCAGTGCGGCATCGGGTGGAATTAAGCTAAACAATCCGCTGATTCTAACCTCGCTCGGAACTGTTTCTGGTCTTGAACTCTTTAAAAATAATGCAGTCAGTGAATTCATCACAGGTCTGCAACTGGGTGGTGAGGCTGTGATCTTTGATCTTGGAGGCTCGGGCAATAATGCAAGTTTCACTCGCAGCGGTTTCAACTACACTGGTAGCAGCCTTGGTGGAACCTTGAGGTTTGCTGCTACTGGCGGATCTGCGATTGCTGAAGCTACAATTGCTAACTTGAGCTTTGGGGGTCAATCGGAGACTAATATTCAAGTTGCAACTGTTCCCACTCCTGCTTTACTACCTGGTTTGATTGGCTTTGGTGTTGCCGCTCTTCGCAAGCGTAAAGGCGAAACATCGCCTGAAGCAGAAACTGAAACAGTAGAGGTAAAGGCTTAA